A window from Anser cygnoides isolate HZ-2024a breed goose chromosome 1, Taihu_goose_T2T_genome, whole genome shotgun sequence encodes these proteins:
- the MZT1 gene encoding mitotic-spindle organizing protein 1 translates to MASNAASLNAVRETMDVLFEISRILNTGLDMETLSICVRLCEQGINPEALSSVIKELRKATEALKAAENMTG, encoded by the exons ATGGCGAGCAACGCCGCCAGCCTCAACGCCGTGCGGGAGACCATGGACG ttcTGTTTGAGATTTCAAGAATATTAAACACTGGCTTGGATATGGAGACCTTGTCTATTTGTGTGCGACTTTGTGAGCAGGGCATCAATCCAGAAGCATTATCTTCTGTTATTAAAGAACTGCGTAAAGCTACAGAAGCTCTAAAG gcTGCTGAAAATATGACAGGCTGA